In the genome of Candidatus Zixiibacteriota bacterium, one region contains:
- a CDS encoding FapA family protein — translation MTTASSTAVSQRIKIIVAKDFMSATILLKKLKSEEPPYTFDEIVNELNAADVVSGLDHAEIARVIKEEVFGSPVRVAIGIQPLRGEHAQFTFHFQTSHSFSPKEESDGHIDYKDISFIQNTAEGNLLVSKTLPEPGTAGRTVHGKEILGPSGKDIPFSAGANTKVSDNGLQLLAATGGVILYQAGKVSVNDIFIIKGDIDHTVGNIDCRGSVKVAGDVKAGFSLKVDGNIEIGGNVEDATLIVGGSIFIKGGFFGKGEGHMQAGGDIAIKFAEGQRISAGNDLIVTSEIINCHVVAKGRVLVKGKKGKIVGGDIRADKEIRAPILGSAVGTSTLLTVGYDSDLMTRYHFINKEITRLTDDGERIKNALVNLYKLELNGKLPDDKRAILNELKSFRDSLPDTIAQLTAEKISVEEAIKKLTDARIVAEEILYSGVRATFGLVYRIIFKDIKKCMLSLEGYQVLISELKSNRPS, via the coding sequence ATGACTACGGCATCCTCCACAGCCGTCAGCCAGCGCATTAAAATAATCGTGGCGAAAGACTTCATGTCCGCCACAATTCTTCTCAAAAAGCTCAAAAGCGAAGAACCCCCATATACCTTTGATGAAATAGTTAACGAGCTGAATGCCGCTGACGTCGTCTCTGGTCTTGACCACGCCGAGATCGCGCGAGTTATCAAAGAAGAAGTTTTCGGCTCGCCAGTTCGTGTCGCTATCGGCATCCAGCCACTTCGCGGCGAACACGCTCAGTTTACATTTCATTTTCAGACCTCGCACTCCTTTTCTCCGAAGGAAGAGAGCGATGGTCATATCGATTACAAAGACATTTCATTCATTCAAAACACCGCCGAGGGAAACCTGCTTGTCAGCAAGACCCTCCCGGAACCTGGAACAGCCGGTCGCACCGTACATGGCAAAGAGATTCTTGGTCCGTCCGGAAAAGACATCCCCTTTTCGGCTGGCGCCAACACGAAAGTCTCCGATAACGGCCTCCAGCTTTTGGCCGCGACAGGTGGGGTGATACTGTACCAGGCCGGGAAAGTATCCGTGAATGATATTTTTATTATCAAAGGAGACATCGATCACACAGTCGGCAATATCGACTGCCGGGGATCGGTGAAAGTCGCGGGCGATGTCAAAGCCGGATTTTCTCTGAAAGTCGACGGCAACATCGAGATCGGCGGCAATGTCGAAGATGCCACGCTCATTGTCGGAGGGAGTATCTTTATCAAAGGCGGTTTCTTTGGCAAAGGAGAAGGGCACATGCAGGCAGGCGGCGATATTGCCATAAAATTTGCCGAAGGCCAGCGTATTTCTGCCGGAAACGATCTTATAGTTACAAGCGAAATAATTAACTGCCATGTTGTCGCCAAAGGACGGGTGCTGGTAAAAGGGAAAAAAGGAAAAATTGTCGGCGGTGATATCCGTGCCGATAAAGAAATCCGCGCCCCTATTCTCGGCTCGGCAGTCGGGACATCGACCCTGCTCACCGTCGGCTATGATTCCGATTTAATGACCCGCTATCATTTCATTAACAAAGAAATCACCCGGCTCACCGACGACGGCGAGCGCATAAAAAATGCCTTAGTGAATTTATACAAACTGGAATTAAACGGCAAACTGCCCGATGACAAACGCGCGATTTTAAACGAACTCAAATCATTCAGGGATTCCCTGCCGGATACTATTGCTCAGTTGACCGCCGAAAAAATAAGCGTCGAAGAAGCGATAAAAAAGCTCACCGATGCAAGAATAGTGGCTGAGGAAATTCTCTATTCCGGTGTGCGGGCGACATTTGGATTGGTCTACCGGATTATCTTCAAAGATATCAAAAAATGCATGCTATCACTTGAAGGCTACCAAGTCCTCATCTCCGAGCTTAAAAGCAACCGACCCTCATAG
- a CDS encoding response regulator, producing the protein MKSKIHILVVDDEEMMRNLLLKILTRDGYAVTVAENGNEALARVRANKIDLIICDVKMPRMSGFELLKVIKVEFPHINMIMMTASGDTYIVKDALLLGADEYITKPFKSHEISLVVERAYWRILSGIPASKPKVVET; encoded by the coding sequence ATGAAAAGTAAGATACATATCCTTGTTGTCGATGACGAAGAAATGATGCGCAATCTTCTCCTGAAGATATTGACCCGAGATGGCTACGCTGTTACCGTCGCCGAAAACGGTAACGAGGCGCTCGCTCGCGTTCGGGCAAACAAGATCGACCTCATTATTTGCGATGTTAAAATGCCGCGGATGAGCGGATTTGAACTGCTCAAAGTCATTAAGGTCGAATTTCCGCATATCAATATGATTATGATGACCGCGTCAGGCGATACGTACATTGTCAAGGACGCTCTTTTGCTCGGCGCCGATGAGTATATTACCAAACCGTTCAAAAGCCATGAAATCTCGCTCGTCGTTGAACGGGCCTACTGGCGAATTCTCTCCGGTATTCCGGCATCCAAGCCTAAAGTCGTCGAGACCTAA
- a CDS encoding response regulator — translation MQKTTPNVDILNRGFQSNPCNTSENSTKVIGTKQAVEKMNTKKVIDTLTAMADQRGRAFKILIVDDEVWVREVFKDFCELTDVFDIDLASCGAEAIEKAATKKYDLITLDLIMPDVSGLEALDEIKRRTPQVPVMLISGNSTERLIHQAGVLGACKVLYKPVTIEKFFTEVASTLSRGDDTTRRTRP, via the coding sequence GTGCAGAAAACAACGCCGAATGTCGATATACTAAATAGAGGATTCCAGAGTAATCCGTGCAATACATCGGAAAACTCAACAAAAGTCATTGGAACAAAACAAGCGGTTGAAAAGATGAACACAAAAAAAGTAATTGACACGCTCACTGCAATGGCCGACCAGCGCGGACGGGCATTCAAAATATTGATAGTCGACGACGAAGTCTGGGTACGCGAAGTCTTCAAGGATTTCTGTGAACTCACCGATGTCTTTGATATTGACCTTGCTTCATGCGGCGCCGAAGCCATCGAAAAGGCCGCAACCAAAAAATACGACCTGATAACGCTTGACCTGATCATGCCCGATGTCTCCGGACTTGAAGCTCTTGATGAAATCAAGCGACGGACTCCGCAAGTGCCGGTGATGCTTATTTCCGGCAACTCCACAGAACGGCTCATTCACCAAGCCGGTGTGCTCGGGGCATGCAAAGTCCTCTACAAACCGGTCACAATTGAAAAATTCTTCACCGAAGTTGCCTCGACTCTTTCTCGTGGCGATGATACGACAAGGCGAACTCGGCCGTAG
- a CDS encoding PilZ domain-containing protein translates to MKTNAKTKFVHEVSADQDKQITTAVRKPFRLEQENTRRFIRLDISSPMSLIKLKDEFGNFRPNGDWHVVNGSILNISVGGVLTELDQSVSTGDIVSMTFTLQEVESLQNVLGVVKRADLEDGVCLAGIQFISRSQLSDILSQAQMDILPKSLVNFNDGVKELLKKYIITEKSEILARKRKKSGR, encoded by the coding sequence ATGAAAACCAACGCAAAAACGAAATTCGTGCACGAAGTAAGTGCCGATCAAGACAAGCAGATTACAACCGCTGTCCGCAAACCATTCCGTCTCGAGCAAGAGAACACGCGGAGATTTATCCGACTGGATATCTCCTCACCGATGTCTCTCATAAAGCTCAAGGACGAATTCGGCAATTTCCGGCCAAACGGTGATTGGCATGTCGTCAATGGCTCAATCCTCAACATCTCTGTCGGTGGCGTTCTGACCGAACTCGATCAGTCCGTATCAACCGGTGATATAGTTTCGATGACTTTCACACTACAGGAAGTCGAATCTCTCCAGAATGTCCTTGGTGTTGTCAAACGAGCCGATCTCGAAGACGGCGTTTGCCTCGCAGGCATCCAGTTTATTTCTCGTTCACAACTCAGTGACATTTTATCGCAGGCGCAAATGGATATCCTGCCAAAATCGCTTGTCAATTTCAATGATGGCGTTAAAGAGCTATTAAAGAAATATATCATTACCGAAAAAAGTGAAATACTGGCCAGAAAGCGGAAGAAAAGTGGTCGTTAA